Proteins encoded within one genomic window of Thiothrix litoralis:
- a CDS encoding ABC transporter permease translates to MLWSSFLLALREVRRNLLRSFLTILGIVIGVSAVITMVTLGNGATQAVKNQVASLGSNLLQIRNGQRMMGPPGGGGGGSPPFSLEDVEAIRNQISGLAAVAPEVSKSATVVSMSNNWSTSVTGTTNDFFIAGSWKIAAGRTFTDAEEKAGQTVCLIGETIRKELFGTQQPVGDSLRVNNFSCEIIGILASKGQASMGRDQDDSVIMPIKAVQRRLAGNQNVSSIQVSVKSENDITRVTEELTSLLRERRRLGDDKDDNFNVLDTRQITEALSGTTQILTMLLAAVASVSLLVGGIGIMNIMLVSVTERTREIGIRLAIGALEREVLLQFLIEAVVLSSLGGAVGVGLATLASLALSQVMNVPYTFNVGINLLSFVFSAGIGVLFGYMPAKRAARLDPIDALRHE, encoded by the coding sequence ATGTTATGGAGCAGCTTTTTACTCGCCTTGCGCGAAGTCCGCCGCAATTTGTTGCGCTCGTTTCTGACGATTTTAGGGATTGTGATTGGCGTCTCTGCCGTGATTACCATGGTAACGCTGGGTAATGGGGCGACTCAGGCAGTTAAAAATCAGGTGGCTAGTTTGGGCAGTAACTTGCTGCAAATCCGTAACGGGCAACGCATGATGGGGCCACCGGGGGGCGGTGGCGGTGGTTCGCCGCCCTTTTCACTGGAAGATGTGGAGGCTATCCGCAACCAGATTTCCGGCCTTGCAGCGGTTGCGCCAGAGGTGAGCAAGAGTGCCACCGTGGTATCCATGTCTAACAACTGGTCAACCAGTGTGACTGGTACGACCAACGACTTTTTCATTGCCGGAAGCTGGAAAATTGCCGCAGGCCGTACTTTCACGGATGCAGAAGAAAAGGCAGGGCAAACCGTGTGCCTGATCGGTGAAACCATCCGCAAGGAGTTGTTTGGTACGCAACAGCCGGTAGGTGACAGCTTGCGCGTCAATAATTTTTCCTGCGAAATCATTGGCATTCTAGCCTCCAAGGGGCAGGCGTCGATGGGGCGCGATCAGGATGATTCGGTCATTATGCCGATCAAGGCGGTACAGCGGCGCTTGGCGGGCAACCAGAACGTTTCCAGTATTCAGGTGTCGGTCAAGAGTGAAAACGACATTACCCGTGTGACGGAGGAATTGACCAGCCTGCTACGCGAACGTCGCCGTTTGGGGGATGACAAGGACGATAATTTCAACGTGCTGGATACCCGGCAGATTACCGAAGCCTTGTCGGGTACTACCCAGATCCTGACGATGTTATTGGCTGCGGTGGCCTCGGTCAGCTTGCTGGTGGGCGGGATTGGCATTATGAATATCATGCTGGTTTCTGTTACCGAACGTACCCGCGAGATCGGCATCCGCTTGGCGATTGGGGCGCTGGAACGCGAAGTATTGCTGCAATTTTTGATTGAAGCGGTGGTGCTGTCTTCCCTCGGTGGCGCGGTGGGCGTTGGGCTGGCAACGCTGGCGTCGCTGGCATTGTCACAGGTGATGAATGTGCCGTATACCTTTAACGTGGGTATCAACTTGTTGTCGTTTGTATTTTCGGCGGGGATAGGCGTGCTGTTTGGGTATATGCCTGCGAAGCGGGCGGCGCGGCTCGATCCGATTGATGCCTTACGGCATGAGTAA
- a CDS encoding cytochrome-c peroxidase: MKAKALMISLLAFSVATAVWAEGTVKDEPIKPIEAAVVKDPKMVELGKKLYFDPRLSKSGFISCNSCHNLSLGGTDNLQTSIGDKWQQGPINSPTVLNSSMNVAQFWDGRAKDLKEQAGGPIANPGEMAFTHELATKVLDSIPAYKEEFKTVFGKEAIDIGMVTDAIAAFEETLVTPDSKFDQWLKGDDKALDDKELAGYKLFKDSGCVACHNGPAVGGTSFQKMGLVEPYKTDNKAEGLVAVSKQDADRFKFKVPTLRNVEMTYPYFHDGAAKTLEDAVHIMGQIQLGKKFNDEETANIVAFLKTLTGKQPEITLPVMAPSTNDTPRPDPFGKGDAAKVEGADKKS, translated from the coding sequence ATGAAAGCGAAGGCACTGATGATTTCGTTGTTGGCATTTAGCGTTGCCACGGCAGTATGGGCGGAAGGGACGGTCAAGGACGAGCCGATCAAGCCGATTGAAGCAGCAGTCGTTAAAGACCCTAAAATGGTCGAGTTGGGTAAAAAGCTGTATTTTGACCCACGTCTATCCAAGTCTGGTTTTATTTCCTGTAACTCCTGCCATAACCTAAGTCTGGGTGGTACAGATAACCTGCAAACCTCGATTGGTGACAAGTGGCAGCAAGGGCCGATCAACTCTCCAACCGTCCTCAACTCCAGCATGAACGTGGCACAATTCTGGGATGGTCGTGCTAAAGACTTGAAAGAACAGGCGGGCGGCCCGATTGCCAACCCCGGCGAAATGGCGTTTACCCACGAATTGGCGACCAAGGTGCTCGACTCGATTCCTGCCTATAAGGAAGAGTTCAAAACGGTGTTTGGTAAAGAGGCCATTGACATTGGTATGGTGACTGACGCTATTGCCGCGTTTGAAGAAACGCTGGTGACGCCGGATTCCAAATTTGACCAATGGTTGAAAGGCGACGACAAGGCATTGGATGACAAGGAACTGGCAGGTTACAAACTGTTCAAGGACAGCGGCTGCGTGGCTTGTCATAACGGCCCGGCAGTCGGTGGTACGAGCTTCCAGAAAATGGGTTTGGTGGAACCGTATAAGACTGACAACAAGGCCGAGGGTCTGGTGGCTGTGAGCAAGCAGGATGCCGACCGTTTCAAGTTCAAAGTGCCCACCTTGCGCAATGTGGAAATGACTTACCCTTACTTCCACGATGGTGCGGCTAAAACGCTGGAAGATGCGGTGCATATCATGGGGCAAATCCAGTTGGGTAAGAAGTTTAATGATGAGGAAACGGCCAATATCGTCGCTTTCTTGAAGACGCTGACGGGCAAGCAGCCAGAGATTACTTTGCCGGTGATGGCGCCTTCCACCAATGATACGCCGCGCCCCGACCCGTTTGGTAAGGGCGATGCTGCCAAGGTTGAGGGTGCTGACAAGAAATCCTGA
- a CDS encoding efflux RND transporter periplasmic adaptor subunit, translating into MSNTVDSTSSSSVKAVLAAGGRKKRQGNGGKWLFTLLVAALVAGGAWYYFMGQSQTSHQASYKTTPAEMGNLSVTVTATGNLQPKNQVDIGTELSGTIDEVLVDANEVVKKGQKLASLNTTQLQDTITKGKAALASAQAKVKQAAASIKEARTKLARLRELYNTSGGKLPAKSELDTAEATLERAQADEEVAKTTVTSAAADLRSAQTNLDKAIITSPIDGVVLTRTVESGQTVASSLSAPTLFTLAEDLAQMEVEVGVDEADVGQVKAGQSAEFTVDAWPGRKYLAELTRVSLGSSISDNVVSYITVLAVQNTDLTLRPGMTATATIKTDARENVLLVPNTALHFTPTVEAAPDAPAETSFISKLMPRPPGMGRQKKRTNDSEKTVTHVAGMQTLWVLDNNAPLAVDVETGISDGKMTEIISGDLKAGMQVITESVGSAP; encoded by the coding sequence ATGAGTAACACAGTCGATTCAACTTCAAGTAGCTCCGTCAAAGCGGTGCTGGCAGCCGGTGGCAGGAAAAAACGCCAGGGTAATGGCGGCAAGTGGCTGTTTACCTTGCTGGTCGCCGCCTTGGTCGCCGGTGGCGCGTGGTATTATTTCATGGGGCAATCCCAAACCAGTCATCAGGCCAGTTACAAAACTACGCCCGCCGAAATGGGCAACCTCAGCGTGACCGTTACAGCAACCGGCAACCTACAACCCAAAAATCAGGTCGACATCGGCACGGAGCTGTCCGGCACGATTGATGAAGTCTTGGTGGATGCCAATGAAGTGGTCAAAAAAGGCCAGAAACTGGCAAGCCTCAATACCACTCAGTTGCAAGATACCATTACCAAAGGCAAAGCAGCGCTGGCTTCCGCCCAAGCCAAGGTCAAACAGGCCGCCGCCAGCATCAAGGAAGCCCGCACCAAACTGGCGCGGTTGCGTGAGCTGTACAATACTTCTGGTGGTAAATTGCCTGCCAAGTCTGAGCTGGATACTGCCGAAGCCACGCTGGAACGTGCCCAAGCCGATGAGGAAGTGGCCAAGACGACAGTGACCTCCGCTGCGGCTGATTTGCGTTCCGCGCAAACCAATCTGGACAAAGCCATCATCACTTCACCGATTGACGGGGTAGTGCTGACCCGCACGGTCGAATCGGGGCAAACGGTGGCATCATCGCTGTCTGCGCCTACCTTGTTTACCTTGGCGGAAGACTTGGCACAGATGGAGGTGGAAGTCGGGGTAGATGAAGCCGATGTCGGTCAGGTCAAAGCCGGGCAATCAGCCGAATTCACCGTGGACGCTTGGCCTGGGCGCAAATATCTGGCAGAACTGACCCGCGTCAGTCTGGGGTCGAGTATTTCTGACAATGTGGTTTCCTACATCACCGTGTTGGCAGTGCAAAACACCGATTTGACCTTGCGCCCCGGCATGACGGCTACGGCGACCATTAAGACGGATGCGCGGGAAAACGTTTTGCTGGTTCCCAACACGGCGCTGCACTTTACCCCGACCGTCGAAGCTGCACCCGACGCACCTGCTGAAACCAGCTTTATTTCCAAGCTGATGCCGCGTCCGCCCGGCATGGGGAGGCAAAAGAAACGCACTAATGACAGTGAAAAAACGGTTACCCATGTCGCTGGAATGCAAACCCTATGGGTATTGGACAACAATGCGCCGCTTGCGGTGGATGTCGAAACTGGCATTAGCGATGGCAAAATGACTGAGATCATCAGTGGTGACTTGAAGGCGGGAATGCAGGTCATTACTGAAAGTGTCGGGAGTGCACCATGA
- the galE gene encoding UDP-glucose 4-epimerase GalE — protein MQTSKMILVTGGAGYIGSHTCVELLAAGFQVVVLDNLCNSSPESLRRVAEISGQATIPFYEGDIRDPVLLDRIFKEQAIYSVIHFAGLKAVGESVEKPLDYYDNNVAGTVSLLQAMQRHGVRNIVFSSSATVYGDPHTTPIQEHFPLSATNPYGRSKLMIEEMLGDLYKADPGWKIALLRYFNPVGAHESGKIGEDPQGVPNNLMPYIARVAVGQYEYLSVFGGDYPTHDGTGVRDYIHVVDLAKGHVKALEAFLRGDVPNLLLINLGTGQGYSVLDMVKAFAEASGREVPYRIVARRAGDIACCYADPALAEQLIHWKAEKNLVEMCQDTWHWQKHNPQGYN, from the coding sequence ATGCAAACAAGCAAAATGATTCTGGTAACAGGCGGGGCAGGTTACATCGGTTCCCATACTTGTGTGGAGCTGCTGGCAGCAGGCTTTCAGGTGGTGGTACTGGATAATCTGTGTAACAGTTCGCCGGAATCACTGCGCCGCGTCGCCGAGATTAGCGGGCAAGCGACCATTCCGTTTTACGAAGGCGATATTCGTGACCCGGTGCTGCTCGACAGGATTTTCAAGGAACAGGCTATTTATAGCGTCATCCATTTCGCCGGTTTGAAAGCGGTGGGTGAGTCGGTTGAGAAACCGCTGGACTATTACGACAACAATGTCGCGGGCACGGTGTCGCTATTACAGGCGATGCAGCGGCATGGGGTCAGGAATATTGTGTTCAGCTCCTCCGCCACGGTGTATGGCGACCCGCATACCACCCCGATTCAGGAGCATTTCCCGCTGTCTGCTACTAACCCGTATGGGCGTTCCAAGTTGATGATTGAGGAAATGCTCGGCGATCTTTACAAGGCAGACCCTGGGTGGAAGATTGCTTTGTTGCGTTATTTCAATCCGGTTGGGGCGCATGAAAGCGGCAAGATCGGTGAAGACCCGCAGGGCGTTCCCAACAACCTGATGCCGTATATCGCCCGTGTCGCCGTGGGGCAATACGAATACCTGTCCGTGTTTGGTGGTGATTACCCGACGCACGATGGCACGGGGGTACGTGACTACATTCACGTGGTGGATTTGGCAAAAGGCCATGTGAAAGCGCTGGAAGCTTTTCTGCGTGGGGATGTGCCTAACCTGCTGCTGATTAACCTTGGCACTGGGCAAGGCTATTCGGTGCTGGATATGGTGAAAGCTTTTGCAGAAGCCAGCGGGCGTGAAGTGCCTTACCGTATTGTTGCGCGGCGTGCTGGGGATATTGCCTGTTGTTATGCTGACCCCGCTTTGGCTGAGCAATTGATTCACTGGAAAGCCGAGAAAAATCTGGTGGAAATGTGTCAAGATACCTGGCACTGGCAGAAGCATAATCCGCAGGGCTATAATTAA
- a CDS encoding ComEA family DNA-binding protein — protein sequence MKKTIAITSLLVSLFVSPLVLAETVNINTADAAALDSLNGIGAKKAEAIIAYRTEHGEFKTLEEIKEVPGIGDKMFDKIKEDISLTEGAATVAGKSTEKNGTTADKADMKDDKADKKVDAAVKTDKVSNKAEIKADKS from the coding sequence ATGAAAAAGACAATTGCCATCACATCCCTGTTAGTTTCCTTGTTTGTATCCCCGCTGGTTTTGGCGGAAACCGTCAATATCAATACCGCCGATGCTGCCGCGCTGGATTCGCTGAATGGTATCGGTGCCAAGAAAGCTGAAGCCATTATTGCGTATCGCACTGAGCACGGCGAATTCAAGACACTGGAAGAAATTAAGGAAGTGCCGGGTATTGGCGACAAAATGTTCGATAAGATCAAAGAAGACATTTCTCTGACAGAAGGTGCAGCTACCGTTGCTGGCAAATCAACTGAGAAAAATGGCACAACTGCTGACAAAGCTGATATGAAGGATGACAAGGCCGATAAAAAAGTGGACGCTGCGGTAAAAACCGACAAAGTATCCAATAAAGCGGAAATTAAGGCAGACAAGTCCTGA
- a CDS encoding glutathionylspermidine synthase family protein: MIQLEKVQPISTALMEEVGMTWHTDLDGQPYIADEIVQVTEAETEAYYTAANALYDMYVEAAQHVIDNDLFLALDIPYNLIDPIRRSWENDHRHLYGRFDFAGGVDGLPIKLIEFNADTPTSLFETAIVQWALLKANGMNEAAQFNTVYDSLVKNFQRLVTGEADPQTFGDAYNFQNILFSSMRDLPEDERTVRFLQQMANDAGFQTDFCYMDEVGFLEQEGIFNPAGTRFDYWFKLYPWEGIALQTDGINGILDDITRNTDTVILNPAYTLLFQSKGIMKVLYDLFPDSPYLLETRTEVLQGKKQVAKKMFGREGANTVIYDAAGNILKSIPGEYDRYRTIYQAFADYPQDAQGRSYQAGVFFAWEACGLGFRRGGEILDNLSKFVAHRVR, from the coding sequence ATGATTCAACTGGAAAAAGTACAACCCATCAGCACCGCATTGATGGAAGAAGTGGGCATGACCTGGCATACCGATCTCGACGGCCAGCCCTATATCGCCGATGAAATCGTGCAAGTCACCGAAGCCGAAACAGAAGCCTATTACACCGCCGCCAATGCACTCTACGACATGTACGTGGAAGCCGCCCAGCACGTCATCGACAACGACCTGTTTCTGGCGCTCGACATCCCCTACAACCTCATCGACCCGATCAGGCGTAGTTGGGAAAACGACCACCGTCACCTTTACGGACGCTTCGATTTTGCGGGTGGTGTCGACGGCCTGCCGATCAAGCTGATTGAATTCAATGCCGACACCCCGACCAGCCTGTTTGAAACCGCCATCGTGCAATGGGCACTGCTCAAAGCCAACGGCATGAACGAAGCCGCACAATTCAACACGGTGTACGACAGCCTCGTGAAAAACTTCCAGCGTTTGGTCACAGGCGAGGCAGACCCGCAAACGTTCGGCGACGCTTACAACTTCCAGAACATCCTGTTTTCCAGTATGCGCGACCTGCCGGAAGACGAACGCACCGTGCGCTTCCTGCAACAAATGGCGAATGATGCGGGTTTCCAGACCGATTTTTGCTACATGGACGAAGTGGGCTTTCTGGAACAAGAAGGCATTTTCAACCCTGCCGGAACGCGCTTCGACTACTGGTTCAAGCTCTACCCGTGGGAAGGCATTGCCCTGCAAACCGACGGCATCAACGGCATTCTGGATGACATCACCCGCAATACCGATACAGTAATCCTCAACCCGGCCTACACCCTGCTGTTCCAGAGCAAGGGCATTATGAAAGTGCTGTACGACTTGTTCCCGGATTCGCCCTACCTGCTGGAAACCCGCACCGAAGTCTTGCAAGGCAAAAAACAGGTCGCGAAAAAAATGTTCGGGCGCGAAGGTGCCAACACCGTCATTTACGACGCGGCTGGCAATATCCTCAAATCAATCCCCGGCGAATACGACCGCTACCGCACCATTTATCAAGCATTTGCCGACTACCCGCAAGATGCGCAAGGGCGCAGCTATCAAGCAGGCGTGTTCTTTGCGTGGGAAGCCTGTGGACTAGGCTTCCGACGCGGCGGCGAGATCCTCGACAACCTCAGTAAGTTTGTGGCGCATCGGGTGAGGTGA
- a CDS encoding polysaccharide biosynthesis/export family protein — MKVTWKLMFPFLAAMILSACSNNIPQHSALPGSTASVASASLPTGTSGSDRIAPQDLLEIDVFKVPDLSKEVRVDDNGNITLALIGTVRAQGLSASQLEKQIATRLEKDYMHNPQVNVLVKESTASKITVSGAVNKPGVYPLAGDTTLTQAIALAEGLSRLAVKDNVTVFRGGKPYTVLLSEVEMGKVADPVVVAGDKIQVHTSATKEAVQDYGGIGGLLSPFTLFR, encoded by the coding sequence ATGAAAGTGACTTGGAAATTAATGTTTCCGTTTTTGGCTGCGATGATTCTGTCAGCCTGTTCCAATAATATCCCCCAGCACTCGGCTTTGCCGGGTTCTACCGCGAGTGTAGCGTCAGCCAGTTTGCCAACGGGCACTTCAGGCAGTGACCGGATTGCACCCCAGGATTTGCTGGAAATCGACGTATTCAAAGTGCCAGATCTTTCTAAGGAAGTACGTGTTGATGACAATGGCAATATCACCCTCGCTTTGATCGGCACAGTACGGGCGCAGGGTTTGTCTGCGAGCCAGTTGGAAAAGCAGATTGCTACCCGTCTGGAAAAGGATTACATGCACAATCCACAAGTGAATGTGTTGGTGAAAGAATCTACTGCCAGCAAAATCACCGTTTCAGGTGCAGTCAATAAGCCGGGCGTTTACCCACTGGCGGGTGATACTACGCTGACACAAGCCATTGCGTTGGCGGAAGGTTTGAGCCGTCTGGCGGTGAAAGATAATGTCACTGTGTTCCGGGGGGGTAAGCCTTATACCGTGCTGTTGTCAGAAGTGGAAATGGGCAAAGTAGCTGACCCAGTGGTAGTTGCGGGTGACAAGATTCAGGTGCATACCTCAGCTACCAAGGAAGCGGTACAGGATTACGGTGGTATAGGTGGTTTACTGTCACCATTCACCTTGTTTCGTTAA
- a CDS encoding GTP-binding protein, giving the protein MEIWKNVQKHLPDWFLNNIGVSKQENTAVVEVPPPNTGDTHLQLATESLRQLLDDTRIPDDIRESLRDDYTQVRGMLDKLEYGHLHVAVFGRVSVGKSSLLNALLGQPVFSVSVLHGETRSVNMQQWQEYSDGGIYLIDTPGINEVDGESREKMAHEVANRADLVLFVVDGDLTDVEFQALKIVTGSHRPTLLIVNKADRYTEEEQRQLRGIMRTRTQGIIAPENLVFTTAQTKRQTVIYVDENGEERESIRERSVNISALKTRLWDIIESEGKTLSALNASLFAGHLSKEVGQRILAIKRELGEKTIRMYCLGKGVAVALNPIPIADLLAAAVLDAGMIIHLSKLYGLPISRNEASDLIRTILGQMLLLAGTVWAVNLVSAALKLGTGGISTIITGAAQGAIAWYSTLVVGRVAEEWLANGKSWGDAGPKLTVERILDSLDRDSVLTEAREEILTYLHKTVKSNPGT; this is encoded by the coding sequence GTGGAAATCTGGAAGAACGTACAAAAACATTTGCCAGATTGGTTCTTGAACAATATCGGGGTAAGTAAGCAAGAAAACACCGCCGTAGTGGAGGTTCCTCCGCCGAACACCGGTGACACCCACCTGCAACTTGCCACCGAAAGCTTGCGCCAGTTACTGGATGATACTCGCATTCCCGACGACATCCGCGAGAGCCTGCGGGATGACTACACCCAGGTGCGCGGAATGCTCGACAAACTGGAGTACGGACACCTGCATGTCGCTGTGTTTGGGCGCGTCAGCGTCGGTAAATCCTCCCTACTTAATGCCTTGCTCGGCCAGCCAGTATTCAGTGTCAGCGTCCTACATGGCGAAACCCGCAGCGTCAATATGCAGCAATGGCAGGAATACAGCGATGGCGGGATTTACCTCATTGACACCCCCGGCATTAACGAAGTCGACGGCGAATCCCGCGAAAAAATGGCGCATGAAGTCGCTAACCGTGCCGATCTGGTGCTATTTGTGGTGGATGGCGACCTGACCGATGTGGAATTTCAGGCGCTCAAAATCGTCACGGGTTCGCACCGCCCCACCCTGTTAATCGTCAACAAGGCCGACCGCTACACTGAAGAAGAGCAGCGCCAGTTGCGCGGCATTATGCGTACCCGTACCCAAGGCATTATCGCCCCCGAAAATCTGGTGTTCACCACCGCACAGACCAAGCGCCAAACCGTCATTTACGTGGATGAAAATGGCGAGGAGCGTGAAAGCATCCGTGAACGCTCGGTCAATATCAGCGCCCTCAAAACCCGCCTGTGGGATATTATCGAGTCCGAAGGCAAAACCCTTTCCGCCCTCAACGCCTCACTGTTTGCCGGGCATCTCAGCAAGGAAGTCGGGCAACGTATTCTTGCCATCAAACGCGAACTCGGCGAAAAAACCATCCGCATGTACTGCCTGGGCAAGGGTGTTGCTGTCGCCCTGAATCCGATTCCCATCGCTGACTTGCTCGCCGCCGCCGTGCTTGACGCTGGCATGATCATCCACCTGTCAAAACTGTACGGCTTGCCCATTTCGCGTAATGAAGCCAGCGACCTGATCCGCACCATACTGGGACAAATGCTGTTACTGGCAGGTACGGTGTGGGCGGTGAATCTGGTGTCTGCTGCCCTCAAACTCGGCACCGGCGGTATTTCCACCATCATCACAGGTGCTGCCCAAGGGGCAATCGCGTGGTATAGCACTCTGGTCGTCGGGCGCGTTGCCGAAGAGTGGCTGGCAAATGGCAAATCCTGGGGTGATGCGGGGCCAAAACTCACCGTGGAACGGATTCTGGACTCGCTGGATCGAGACTCGGTGCTCACCGAGGCGCGTGAAGAAATCCTCACCTATTTGCACAAAACCGTTAAAAGCAATCCCGGCACCTGA
- a CDS encoding GTPase domain-containing protein: MKITQRLRWLMAGGMLLLTLLFLLFLFFATKNFLDLWDRLHQLPTWLFYTYSTLIMAVVLFSGWVIVKLVFGGPRAKTIARPLPKPVTEVGLTQEIEQIKTAGMDTTKLQVELDRLNARKAAGQVHIAFFGDISTGKSSIIKALLPEAGVEINLRGGSTRDIREYTWQTIAGDHLMLTDLPGRNEAEGTLDAAARDEAIRAQIVVYVTDSDLSRSQYQDVLELAAFGKPMLIAINKSDQYTPEEQAQLVQRIRSRFGEVASPDIVFIQSGGVEEIVRVYPDGREETVQRPRKTNVSALANHLQTDIDQRLEWLSQQRDTSVLNLVQEKLDTTRVDYRRAQAEKIVRSYTHKAILGALASVSPGTDLVIQGVIGTRMVQELCKLYDSPVRSLDIDQFLNFSQGQVKKSVPLLLAVAGNGLKAFPGIGTVAGGLVHAVAYGLIFDALGRAVTYTLEQRGTLKAAPAAATFQEMLSGNLEERTKTFARLVLEQYRGK, translated from the coding sequence ATGAAGATTACCCAACGCTTACGCTGGCTAATGGCAGGCGGCATGTTGCTGCTGACACTGCTGTTCCTGTTATTCCTGTTTTTTGCCACCAAAAACTTTCTCGACCTGTGGGATCGCCTGCACCAATTGCCAACATGGTTATTTTACACCTACAGCACCCTGATTATGGCGGTGGTATTATTCAGTGGCTGGGTTATTGTCAAACTGGTCTTTGGCGGGCCAAGGGCGAAGACCATTGCCCGCCCACTCCCCAAACCTGTCACCGAAGTAGGTCTGACACAAGAAATTGAGCAAATCAAAACTGCCGGGATGGATACCACCAAGCTGCAAGTCGAGCTTGACCGCTTGAACGCCCGTAAAGCCGCCGGACAAGTACACATTGCGTTCTTCGGTGACATTAGTACCGGAAAATCTTCCATTATCAAGGCATTGCTGCCGGAAGCTGGGGTGGAAATCAACCTGCGGGGTGGCTCTACCCGCGACATCCGCGAATACACTTGGCAGACCATTGCAGGCGACCACCTGATGCTGACCGACCTGCCGGGGCGCAACGAAGCCGAAGGCACGCTCGACGCGGCTGCCCGTGATGAAGCCATCCGCGCCCAGATTGTGGTTTACGTCACCGACTCCGACCTCAGCCGCAGCCAATATCAGGATGTGCTGGAACTCGCCGCCTTTGGCAAGCCCATGTTGATTGCCATCAACAAAAGCGACCAGTACACGCCGGAAGAACAGGCACAACTCGTCCAACGCATCCGCTCCCGCTTCGGCGAAGTGGCATCGCCCGATATTGTTTTCATCCAGTCTGGCGGTGTGGAAGAAATCGTCCGCGTTTACCCGGACGGGCGCGAAGAAACCGTGCAACGCCCCCGCAAGACGAACGTTTCCGCTCTCGCCAACCACTTACAAACCGACATTGACCAGCGGCTGGAATGGCTTTCACAACAACGCGACACCAGCGTGCTGAATCTGGTACAAGAAAAGCTCGATACCACCCGTGTGGACTACCGCCGGGCGCAAGCTGAAAAGATCGTGCGCAGTTATACCCACAAAGCCATACTAGGTGCACTGGCTTCGGTCAGCCCCGGTACTGATTTGGTCATTCAGGGTGTCATCGGCACACGTATGGTGCAAGAACTCTGCAAACTGTACGATAGCCCGGTCAGATCGCTCGACATTGACCAGTTCTTGAATTTCAGTCAGGGACAGGTGAAAAAAAGCGTGCCGTTGCTTCTGGCGGTTGCCGGTAATGGCCTGAAAGCTTTCCCCGGCATTGGCACAGTAGCGGGGGGATTGGTACACGCCGTCGCCTACGGGCTGATTTTCGACGCGCTCGGCCGCGCCGTTACCTATACACTCGAACAACGCGGCACGCTCAAAGCAGCACCCGCAGCAGCAACATTTCAGGAGATGCTCAGTGGAAATCTGGAAGAACGTACAAAAACATTTGCCAGATTGGTTCTTGAACAATATCGGGGTAAGTAA
- a CDS encoding ABC transporter ATP-binding protein — MSALIELRDITKTYGQGQASFKALDKVSMAIDQGDFVAIMGPSGSGKSTAMNILGCLDVPTGGEYLFSDVHVEALSRNERALLRRHYLGFVFQGFNLLARTSAQENVELPLLYRGESSLDRHAAAEAALRQVGLEGWGHHTPAELSGGQQQRVAIARAIVTNPTILLADEPTGNLDTKTSNEIMALLTSLNEDKGITVLMVTHEPDMAEYAKRIIHFVDGNIDSDIRNRAIDSKRRVA, encoded by the coding sequence ATGAGCGCCCTGATCGAATTGCGGGACATTACCAAAACCTACGGGCAAGGGCAGGCCAGTTTCAAGGCGTTGGATAAGGTCAGCATGGCGATTGACCAAGGCGATTTTGTTGCCATCATGGGGCCGAGTGGTTCCGGCAAGTCCACCGCCATGAACATTCTGGGGTGTCTGGATGTGCCTACCGGTGGGGAATACCTGTTTTCCGACGTGCATGTGGAAGCATTGTCACGCAACGAACGCGCCCTGTTACGGCGGCATTATCTGGGGTTCGTGTTTCAGGGGTTTAACCTGTTGGCGCGGACTTCCGCACAGGAAAACGTGGAGTTGCCGCTATTGTACCGGGGCGAATCCAGTCTAGATCGCCATGCCGCCGCCGAAGCTGCCCTGCGACAGGTGGGGCTGGAAGGCTGGGGGCATCATACTCCGGCGGAACTCTCCGGTGGGCAGCAGCAGCGTGTTGCGATTGCGCGGGCGATTGTCACCAACCCGACCATCTTGCTGGCGGATGAGCCAACCGGCAACCTCGATACTAAAACCAGCAATGAAATCATGGCCTTGCTTACATCGCTCAACGAAGACAAGGGGATTACGGTGTTAATGGTGACGCATGAACCCGACATGGCGGAATACGCTAAACGCATTATTCACTTCGTTGACGGCAATATTGACAGCGACATCCGCAACCGTGCCATTGATAGCAAAAGGAGGGTTGCCTGA